In Streptomyces sp. NBC_01717, one DNA window encodes the following:
- a CDS encoding glycoside hydrolase family 18 chitinase, with amino-acid sequence MSTETPLRRTRFRFGLATTTRTKAMAGLTALLLPLAAMVGLAAPAQAATSATATYVKKSDWGTGFEGQWTVKNTGTTALSSWTIEWDFPSGTSVTSAWDATVTSSGTHWTAKNVGWNGTVAPGASVSFGFNGAGPGAPTGCKLNGASCDGGSVPGDNAPSAPGTPTASNITDTGVKLTWTAATDDNGIKNYDVLRNGNKVTTVTGLTYTDSGLTAGSDYSYTIQARDTADQTGPASGSVAVHTTGGGGNPDPGSKVKLGYFTEWGVYDRNFHVKNLETSGSAAKITHINYSFGNVAGGQCAIGDAYAAYQKTYDAASSVDGTADTWDQPVAGNINQLRELKKKHPGLKVIWSFGGWTWSGGFTQAAQNPTAFANSCYNLVEDPRWADVFDGIDIDWEYPNACGLSCDSSGASAFKTVVSALRTKFGSSNLVTAAITADASSGGKIDAADYAGAAQYVDWYNVMTYDFFGAFDADGPTAPHSPLTSYSGIPLDGYNSDAAITKLKGKGIAGSKLNLGIGFYGRGWTGVTQATPGGSATGPAPGKYEQGIEDYKVLKTSCPATDTIAGTAYAKCGSNWWSYDTPATIAGKMTYVKNQGLKGAFFWEFSGDTSNGELVSAIDSGLR; translated from the coding sequence TTGAGCACCGAGACCCCCCTACGCCGAACCAGATTCAGATTCGGCCTGGCCACCACCACCCGTACGAAGGCGATGGCCGGCCTCACCGCACTACTGCTCCCCCTCGCCGCAATGGTCGGACTGGCCGCCCCCGCCCAGGCCGCCACCTCGGCGACCGCCACATACGTCAAGAAGTCCGACTGGGGCACCGGCTTCGAGGGTCAGTGGACGGTGAAGAACACCGGTACCACCGCCCTCAGTTCCTGGACCATCGAGTGGGACTTCCCCTCCGGCACGTCGGTCACGTCCGCCTGGGACGCCACTGTCACCAGCTCCGGAACCCACTGGACCGCCAAGAACGTCGGCTGGAACGGTACGGTCGCCCCCGGCGCCAGCGTCAGCTTCGGCTTCAACGGCGCCGGTCCCGGCGCCCCCACCGGCTGCAAGCTGAACGGCGCCTCCTGTGACGGCGGCAGCGTCCCCGGCGACAACGCCCCCTCCGCGCCCGGCACTCCGACCGCGAGCAACATCACCGACACCGGTGTGAAGCTCACCTGGACAGCCGCCACCGACGACAACGGCATCAAGAACTACGACGTGCTGCGCAACGGCAACAAGGTCACCACGGTCACCGGCCTGACCTACACCGACAGCGGGCTGACCGCCGGCAGCGACTACTCGTACACGATCCAGGCGCGTGACACCGCCGACCAGACGGGCCCGGCCAGCGGCTCGGTGGCCGTGCACACCACGGGCGGCGGAGGAAACCCCGATCCCGGCAGCAAGGTCAAGCTCGGTTACTTCACCGAGTGGGGCGTCTACGACCGCAACTTCCACGTCAAGAACCTGGAGACCAGCGGCAGCGCCGCCAAGATCACGCACATCAACTACTCCTTCGGCAACGTCGCCGGCGGCCAGTGCGCGATCGGCGACGCCTACGCCGCCTACCAGAAGACCTACGACGCGGCCTCCAGCGTCGACGGCACCGCCGACACCTGGGACCAGCCGGTGGCCGGCAACATCAACCAGCTGCGCGAGCTGAAGAAGAAGCACCCGGGCCTCAAGGTCATCTGGTCCTTCGGCGGCTGGACCTGGTCCGGCGGCTTCACCCAGGCCGCGCAGAACCCCACCGCCTTCGCCAACTCCTGCTACAACCTGGTCGAGGACCCGCGCTGGGCCGATGTCTTCGACGGCATCGACATCGACTGGGAATACCCCAACGCCTGTGGTCTGTCCTGTGACAGCAGCGGCGCCTCGGCCTTCAAGACCGTGGTCTCCGCGCTGCGGACGAAGTTCGGCAGCTCCAACCTGGTAACCGCGGCCATCACCGCCGACGCCTCGTCCGGCGGCAAGATCGACGCGGCCGACTACGCGGGCGCGGCCCAGTACGTCGACTGGTACAACGTGATGACGTACGACTTCTTCGGCGCCTTCGACGCGGACGGCCCGACCGCCCCGCACTCCCCGCTCACCTCGTACAGCGGCATCCCGCTGGACGGCTACAACAGCGACGCCGCCATCACCAAGCTCAAGGGCAAGGGCATCGCGGGCAGCAAGCTGAACCTCGGCATCGGCTTCTACGGGCGCGGCTGGACCGGCGTCACCCAGGCCACCCCGGGCGGCTCGGCGACCGGTCCCGCGCCCGGCAAGTACGAGCAGGGCATCGAGGACTACAAGGTGCTCAAGACCAGCTGCCCGGCCACCGACACCATCGCGGGCACCGCCTACGCCAAGTGCGGCAGCAACTGGTGGAGCTACGACACCCCGGCCACCATCGCCGGGAAGATGACCTACGTGAAGAACCAGGGCCTCAAGGGGGCGTTCTTCTGGGAGTTCAGCGGGGACACCAGCAACGGTGAACTCGTCAGCGCGATCGACAGCGGCCTGAGGTAG
- a CDS encoding DUF2550 domain-containing protein, whose amino-acid sequence MVLALWVCGLVVVLVAVGLFVFGLRRRLIQRSGGTFDCSVRWNVPAEPDLSGKGWVYGVARYSGDKIDWFRVFSYAPRPRRVLERSAIEVVARRLPEGEEELALLSDAVVLGCLHRETRLELAMSEDALTGFLAWLEAAPPGQRVNVA is encoded by the coding sequence ATGGTCCTCGCTTTGTGGGTGTGCGGCCTGGTCGTCGTACTGGTCGCGGTGGGTCTCTTCGTCTTCGGCCTGCGCCGACGGCTGATCCAGCGCTCCGGCGGGACGTTCGACTGCAGCGTGCGGTGGAATGTGCCGGCCGAGCCCGATCTCTCGGGCAAGGGCTGGGTGTACGGCGTCGCCCGGTACAGCGGTGACAAGATCGACTGGTTCCGGGTCTTCTCGTACGCTCCCCGGCCCCGCCGGGTACTTGAGCGTTCCGCGATCGAGGTGGTCGCCCGGCGGTTGCCCGAGGGCGAGGAGGAGCTGGCGCTGCTCTCCGACGCCGTCGTGCTCGGCTGTCTCCACCGCGAGACCCGCCTGGAGCTGGCGATGAGCGAGGACGCCCTCACCGGTTTTCTCGCCTGGCTGGAGGCGGCTCCGCCCGGCCAGCGAGTCAACGTCGCTTGA